The following is a genomic window from Stenotrophomonas maltophilia.
ACCTGTTCGCCACGCTCGGTGAAGCCGCCACGCGCCTGCCTGACGATCTGGCACGCACGCTGGAAAGCACCTTCGCCTCACTGCAGGAGGGGCAAGCACCCGGCACCATTACCCTGCTGGCCTGCCTGCAGCACATCCGCCAGGGCGATGCTGCCGACGGCCAACCGTGGCCGGGCAACGGCCGCACGCCGGGGCAGCGGCTGGCGCTGGCGCGCATCGACCGCGCCAACGCCGGGTTGACCTTCCTGCTGGAGCTGCTGCACGCCACCGAACGCGTGCGCGTGGATGGCGAGGTTGCCCAGGAGATGGGCGATGGCGCGCGCGAGGGCTTGCTGCTGGCCTGCCGTGGGCTGTCTGAATATGTGGATGTGCAGCTGCGCGCGGCATAAGCGGTGCCGCTTTGCTTGGGTAGATGCCAACCTTGGTTGGCGCCTACCTGTAGCCCCGAGCCCATGCTCGGCTCCTCCGCATCGCGCAAACGGAAACGGCGTGCCAACCAAGGTTGGCGCCTACCTGTAGCGCCGAGCCTGTGCTCGGCTCCCCCGCATCGCGCGAGCGGAAACGGCGTGCCAACCAAGGTTGGCACCTACCTGTAGCGCCGCGCCCATGCTCGGCTCCCCCGCATCGCGCGAAAGGAAACGGTGTGCCAACCAAGGTTGGCACCTACCTGTAGCGCCGAGCCCATGCTCGGCTCTCGTGTTACCGATAGGCGGCGGTGACGGTGATGGACGCCTGCACCTGGCCCGCATTGACGCCCCGGTTGTCTGGGCGGTAGTAGCCTGCGCGCAGCGGATAGACCGCGCCGGTTCCACTGACCGGAACCACGATGCCGGTGCTGCCATGCTTCAGATGCGTATTGCCTGTAGCCCCTTCCAGCAGCACGATGGATACGCCGGTGGCGGCGTCGGCCGCTGCGGTGTTCTTCCAACGATCGGCGTCACCATCAGCGGGTAGGCCATCGAAGGACAACACCGCCTGCGCCACGCCAATGCATCCGGTGAACTCCAGCTGGCCGGCTTTCAATGCGTTGCCACCAACACTGAGAACGCCAGCCCTCACCGGATCCAGCGCGATGGCGGGCGCACTCAGCGTGCAGGTTCCTGGCAGCAGGCGGCCGTTGATATCCAGTACCACCGAGTCGGCGCTCGCCATCAGGGGTATCGACAGCAGCGCCAGCAGGACAGCCAGGCGGCAGGTAGACGTCGGCGTGGTCGACAGTTCAACGGTCATGAAGATTCGGCTCATGTGGTGGGGGCGCCGCTGATTCCTCAGCCAACGCATCATGGGTGGAGAGACGCCCCACCCGCAGCCCATCCGGCGCCAGCGGCTGGCACATCGCCTGGCTCCAGGACAGCCCGTAGGCGTCGGGCTCGCTCGGCATCTGGTAGTGCAGGCGGCAACGGTGCGGCCCCTGGGGATCGACGATCAGCGTGCCCTCGTCCTGCGGGCCGCGCAGATGGATCACGCCGCCCTGGCCCACGGCTCCCCGCGGTGTGCCCTGTTCATCCTCCAGCCTGGCCGCGAAGGGCAAAGGCTGGCCCAGCGCATCGGTGGCATCGATGAACAACGTACGCTCGCGCCGCACTTCAAATGCCACGCGCACGATGCCGCCGGCAGTGGGTGCCACGCGCTGCGAGGTCTGCAGCAGTTCGACCTCAAGCGGCAAGCCGGACGGCTCCAGGTCGATGCGGTTCCAGCGATAGGGCGTGACATGCGGCAGCAAGGCGTAGCCGTTGCCTGCCACACGGATGTCGTGGCCGTTGCCCACGCGCGCGCCCTGCGCACCCGGCGCATGCACCAGCACCAGGCCCTCCCCTACTGGCTGGCCAAAGTTGAGGCCTCCCGGGTGCACCACCATGCTGCCGGCAGCGCCGAAGGTCTGGCTGCTGCGCGTGCCGGCGCGGCTGTAGCCGGCGTTGAGCTGGGCCCAGCGCGCCTGGTAGGTGGCGTAGGCATTGCTGCTGGTCGATTGCCCCTGCCCGCGCGTGGTGGAAAGCGTGTAGTTCAGCGCGCGGCGCTCGCCGAAGGCACCGTTCAGGCCCAGCTGCGCCTGTTGGCCACCTGCGGCATGGGTGAGTTGGCTGCTGACCCGGGGTGCGTGGTGGCTGCGGCCCAACGGCATGCTGAGGGTCAGGGCGTAGCGCGTATCCAGCCCGCCGTCGCCCAGCCGATAGCGCAATGCGGACAGGCCGACGTTGGCACGCCCCACGGTGGTCTGGAAGCCCAGCTGGAAATCGTTCTGGCGCTGCGCGATGTCCCAATAGGCGACATGGCCGCCACTGAGGTAGAGATTGCTGCGCTCGCCCACCCTCTGCGAGAAGTTCAGCTGGTAACGCTGGCGCGCTCGGCCTCCCACGTCCCATGAATCACCACGGGAACGGGCGGCGTCACCCAGGGTAAAGAAGCCCTGCGTACTGTAGCGGTAGGCGGCCAGCCCGAAATTGGTACCCGTAGCGGCCACATAGCGCTGGTAGTTGAGCCGGTAGCTGTTGCCGCTGATCAGCCCCACGCCGGGCTGGCGCACGCGCGAGTGGGTCACGTCCGCACCGAAGGCACCGATGCCGGTATTGATCGCCGCGCCGGCCAGTAACGCCGTGTATCCCTGTGCAATCTGGCTGCCGCCAAGCACGGTCAGTCGATTGCTCAGGCCCCGCGCGTAGGTACCTTCGGCAAACCGCAGATGTTCGCTCTGCACGCCGGCATCGCGCAGCACGCCTGCCGTGCTGCTGAAGCGCGAAGCACCGGCGCGCAGGGCCTGTGGCACGGCGGAGAAATTGACATTGAAGCGCTGGCTGCGGCCGTCGGCTTCAGTGACGGTGACCTCCAGATCACCACCGAAGTGCGTGGGGTAGAGATCGTCGATGACGAAGGGCCCCGGCGCGACGTTCGCTTCGTGGATGATGATGCCACCCTGGCGCACGGTGACCACTGCATTGCCCTCGGCGATGCCCTGCACGACCGGTGCGAAGCCCCGCAATGAGTCGGGCAGCATGCGGTCGTCGGTGGCGATGCGCACGCCGGTAAAGGCCACGCTGTCGAACAGCTCGCCGCCGGTGTTGCTCTGCCCGATCAGCAGCTGGCTGTTCCAGGCAGGAATATCACGCTGCGCATGGCTGCTGATGACGGCCCGCCGCGTGCCGGCTGCGGTGTGGCTGAACGAGGTGCGGTGGCGAAGCCGCCAATCACCCAGATTGACGCCTGCACGCAGCCCCAGGTAGCTGCTGGCCTGGCCGTTGCTGCGGTTGTGGTTGGCGGTGTAGTCGACGAAGCCTGCGGTGATGCCGGCATCGCGTTGTTCCGGTGCCACGTGCCCGCGCGCGCTGCGTGCCTGTGCGGCCTGCGGAATGGTCAACAGCAGTTGCAACGCATGGCTGTCGAAGGCGACGGTGGCGCCTTCGATCAGCGTCGGCAGATCGATGCACGCGGTGTCGGCCGCCTCCAGCGCGGCCAGATGCTGCGTCTGCAGGTCCAGACTTCGCAGCATGGGCGCAGGCAGGCAAGGCTGGGCCCTGTGATTGTCCCCGGCGGCGACGAAGGTGATGTCGCGCGTTTCCAGGAATCGACCATTGACCAGCACGTCCACACGGTAATCGCCCACCGGCAGGGGATTGCCCTCGGCATAGCGACGCATGTCGATGGCCTGTCCACCGATGAGGAAGCCCTCGCTGAATTCAACCGCGGGGGCCGGCGCTGCCTGCGTAGCGGTCGACGCCAATGCGAGGCTCATGGCCCACGGCAGGGGATGGAAGGGACGGTGACGGCACATCACAGGCATGACCTCAGTTGTAGTTCGCCAGCAACGTGGCTTCGGCGCGGATGGCGCCTGGCGCCAACGGGTCGCTGGTATGCAGGTAGCGCGCACTGAAGGGCACCTGGACGGTTCCGGTACCGGTGCTGCCCTGCACCCACTGCTGGTGCAACTGCAGCGGCGCACCGTTGTGCATCAGCTGCAGCGCCACGCCCGTGGTTGAGGAACCCGTGGCGGGCACCAACCAGCTGTTGACGTTGTTCGGGTCGTTGGCATCGAGCATTTCCAGGCTCAGCGGACGCCCGGCGGCGGCACAGGTGACGGCCATCTCGAACGGCATCTCCCCGCCACTGCCCTGCGTATGCAGGTCCATGATGTCGATGGGATCAAGCACCACATCGCGTGCGGCGACCGCGCAGGTCTGCGCCCGGAAGCGCACGCCAATGTTCAGGTTGTGGCGGCCGTTGAAGGTGTTCCACTGCGTGGTGGTGAAGCCGACGTTGCGCATCGGCACATCGGTCATGCCGCCACCACGCGAATAGATATCGACAACCAGGGTGACGCGTACTTCCCCACTCAAGCCATAGGCGTAGAGATCGCCAGGCTGACCATCGCGAAACGTGTTCCCGATAGGCTGTTCAGCTTCATTGCACCACCACACCGGCGGATCACCTGGATTTTCCTCTACCCAGTCACAGGCGGATGCCCTCGCACTGAACATGAAGAGCGGCGAACCTGATGCAAGCTCGTACGCTGCGCCCCGATCGGTGATATCGCGCACGTAGCGCATGCCCAGCAGGCTGGGAGTGACCGTGGTAATGGTCGCCCCGGAATCACATGTGAAGACAAGGTCCGCCTGGGCGGTTCCGAGATAGCGGTCCGGCTCGGCCACATAATCCACATCGATCATCTGGGTCAGATCAACATCGCCACTGATGGGCTGGCAGGTCGCCGCCAGGCTTTCGCCGGCAACAAAGAGTCCCAGCAGTAACGGGGAAGCAGCACATACATCGCGTAGAGGGATGGTCACGAGGGACTCCAGGGAATCCTGCTTGCGCAGCAGGTTTACGACGGCATGACGGAGTGCGGCCTGCACGTGGCAATGGCGGCATGGGCGTGCACCTTAGGGCCCTCCCTCAACGCGGACCATGCAATTTGTTGCAAGTGCTTGCGTACCGCTGCCGGTTGGTATGCCGTCCATTCAGGCGCATCAACGGCTTCTGAAGCGATTGGGCAACAGAAGCAGCTCAAAGACGTTTTGCAACATATTGCATGGTTGCCAGGCTGCTCATTCAAGAGACTGTCGCCGTTCGCCAGCAGGCGACGTTTTCTTTTTTCGAATCGAGCAACCTTCATGTCCCTGAAAACCAAGATCCTGACGTTCTCGCTGCTGTCCATTACCGCCGCCCCGGCTTTCGCCGAGCGCCTGGAAATCACCGGTGAACTGATCACCTCCACCTGCACGGTCGGCTCCACCGGCGGTGCCATCACCGTGCCGATGGGCAAGGTTGATCTGGCCTCGGTCAATGCAGCCACCCGTGCCGGCCATAAGAACTTCACCATCACCCTCGACTGCTCCGGCTCTGGCGCATCGCAGGATGTCGGCGTGCGCTTCGGTGGCGTGCAGGATGGCAGCACCGGCAATCTGGCACTGACTGCGACGTCGACCGCTGGCAACGTGGGTGTTGCGCTGTACGACAGCACCGGCAACCAGCAGCGCGTGGGCGAAGACCCCACCGTGTGGGTCACCATCCCGGCCAACGGCAACGGCCAGCTGGACTACAGCGCCTGGTATGCCTCGCCGGCCATGAATGCTACCGCCGGTACCGCCGACGCCTCCGGCGATTTCGTGGTGCTGTACCGCTGATCCCGCATTGGCGCGCCGGTGTTTCGAATACCGGCGCGCATCCACCAACGAGGTGAACCATGAGTATCCGCGCATCGACGTGGATGGCCGCGTTCGTCGCGGCCTCGCTGGCCGTTCCCGCATCGGCCGCCATCACATTGCAGGGCACGCGCATCGTCCATGATGCGGGCAAGGCTCGCGACATCACGATCAAGGCCAGCAATGTCGGCGAACAGCCGGCGATGACCCAGGTCTGGATCGACAATGGCGACAGCCATGCCCGGCCGGAGAACGTGCGCACGCCCTTCCGGCTTACACCGGCCGACCCGCGCCTGTTGCAGCCGCAGCAGGGACAGGCGTATCGCATCACCTATGCGCCGCGCCCTGCGGACACGCCGCTGCCGACCGATCGCGAGTCGGTGTTCTATTTCAACCTTCTGGATATTCCACCCAAGCCATCCGATGCGAACGGCCAGAATGTGCTGCAGTTCGCCGTACGCACCCGCATCAAGCTGTTCCACCGTCCTGCAGGGCTGCAGGGCAACGTGCGTGATGCGGCGGCGGCGCTTCAGTGGAAAGCCGGTGCCGGTGAGCTGACCGTACACAACCCCAGCGCCTATCATGTGTCGCTGAGCACGTTGACGCTGGCCGATGGTCGACGCGTGGAGGTGGACATGGTGGCCCCCGGTCAAACGATCAGCTTCCCGGTAACCGGCGCAGCCGCACTACCCGATCGCCTGCAGTTCCAGTGGCTGGACGACTACGGAACGCCGCGCGATCACCATGCCACGATGGGTGGATAGCCCCATGGGTACGGCATCCTTGCTCTCCATTGCAGGCCTGCTTCTGTTCGCAACAGGCAATGCGTCCGCGTCGGGACGGCTTACCCTCAGCGGCGAGGTCAAGCAGGCCACGTGCGTCCTGCAGGGCAGCACCATCACCGCACCCTCCGTGCGTGCGGACCTGATCGATGCGCCAGGCAGCGGACACGATTTTTCCGTGGAAATGACCTGTCCACTGGCGGGAATCCAGATCGACCTGACCCTGCGCGATGCCAACGATGCGGGCAACACCGGGCATCTGCTGACCCGCGGCGCCGGCTCGACCGGCTCTGGCTGGACGCTGGGGCTGCTGCGCGGGGGAAGCGCCGTGGCCTTCGCCACGCCGTGGAATCATGGCCCCTCCGTACTGGGCGAGAACCGTATCGCGCTCACGGTCGTTTACGTGCAGGAGTCCCCCACCCTCGTTCCTGGCCAGGTGCTCGGCCGCGCTACGCTGGAAGCGGCCTATCGTTGATGGCAGCGCGCGGGCAGGGGTGCCTGTAGCGCCGAGCCTGCGCTGGGCTCTCGCGTACGGCGTGAACGGAAACGGCGTGCCAACCAAGGTTGGCACCTACCGGAGCAGTGCATCGGTGCACCCGTTCTGCTTTGGTAGGTGTCGACCTTGGTCGACACGGAACTGGCATGCAGGCCCGACACATCCGTGCCAACCAACGTTGGCACCCACCCCAACAGTGCTTCGGCGCACCCGTTTCGTTCTGGTAGGTGTCGACCTTGGTCGACACGCAGCTGGCATGCACACCCGACACATCCGTGCCAACCAAGGTTGGCACCCACCACGGCAGCGCGCCGCGCCGTGCGTCAGGCGAAGTGCTGGTAACCGCCGTCGGCGGCTTCGCCGTCCACGTGCACGCCCTGCCCTTCGGCGATGCGGCCGATACGGGTGAGCGGCACGTCCAGCGACTCGGCCAGATAGTGCAGCGCGTCGCGCTGGTCAGCGGCAGCGGTGAAGCACAGTTCGTAGTCGTCACCGCCACGCAGGGCGCAGTCACGCGCGCCCTCGCGGCCGAGCAGCTCGCGCAGCGCGTTCGACGTCGGCAGCAGGTCGGGATCGACATGCGCGGCCACCGCACTGCGCGTGGCGATGTGGCCCAGGTCGGCCAGCAGGCCATCGGACACATCCACCGCGGCGTGCGCGAAGGCACGCAGGCGCAGGCCCAAGGTGACGCGCGGGGTGGGCCGCAGCAGGCGCAGGCGCAGGCTTTCGTAGTCGGCCAGCAGGGTGGCGGTGGCCACGCTCAGCGCGTTCTGCTGCCACAGCCGCAGTGCACCGGCGGCATCGCCCAGTGTGCCGCTGACCCAGATATCGTCCCCCACCTGCGCGCGGTCGCGGCGCAGTGCCTGGCCACGGCCAACCTGGCCCATCGCAGTGACCGACAGCGACAGCGGTCCACGCGTGGTGTCACCACCAATCAATGCGATGTCGTGCTGGTCGGCCAGGGCGAAGAAGCCATCGGCGAAGGACTCGATCCAGTCTTCGGTAGCTTCCGGCAACGACAGCGCCAGCGTGCACCAGGCCGGGCGTGCGCCCATCGCAGCCAGGTCGGAGAGGTTGACCGCCAGGGTCTTCCAGCCGATGTCGAACGCCGGGGTTTCGGCCGGGAAATGCACGCCGCTGTTGAGCGTGTCGGCGGTGACCACCAGCTGTTCGTTGGCACGCGGCTGCAGCAGCGCGGCGTCATCGCCGATGCCGAGGACGATGTCGTCGCGCTCGACGGTGCGGGCGCGGATGCGGTCGATGAGGGTGAATTCGGCCAGGGACATGGGGCGCTCCCGCGGTTATGCATGCCGCGCAATGCGCGGTGGGCGGTAGTGCCGGCCGCTGGCCGGCAACCTCAGGTTCCCCGCAGCTGCCGGCCAGCGGCCGGCACTACCACAGGTATGGGTCAGTGACCCGATTCGACCTTGCGCCATTCCACGGCGGCACGATCCAGCACGCCGTTGACGTAGGTGTGGCCGTGCTCGGAACCGAAGCGCTTGGCCGATTCGATGGCTTCGTTGATCACCACGCGGTACGGCACGTCCAGGCGGTACCGCAGTTCGTAGGCGGCCAGGCGCAGCACCGCGCGTTCGATCGCGTCCACTTCCTCGATGCCACGGTCCAGGTACGGGCCGAGGGCTTCGTCGATATCACGACGGTTGTCGAGCACGCCATGCACCAGCGCTTCGAAGTACGCCAGGTCGGCGATTTCGCGGGCCTGCTCGTGGGCGAACTGGGCGATCAGCGACTGGGCGTTGCCGCCAGAGATCTGCCAGGCGTAGATGGCCTGCACGGCACGACGGCGGGCGCGCGAGCGCAGCACCGGATCGACGCCATCGCGGCGGACGGGTTTACCGGAGGGCTTGCCCTGGGTGTTCTTGTTCATGGCAGTTGCTCCAGCAGGTTGACCATTTCCAATGCGGCGAGTGCGACTTCCTCGCCCTTGTTGCCGTGGCTGCCGCCTGCGCGGGCCTCGGCGTCTTCAGCACGTTCCACCGCCAGCACGCCATTCAGCACCGGCACGCCGAAATCCAGCTGCACGCGCATCAGGCCTTCGGCGCAACGGTCGGCCACGTGTTCGTAATGGCGGGTATCGCCACGGATCACGCAGC
Proteins encoded in this region:
- a CDS encoding fimbrial protein, which produces MTVELSTTPTSTCRLAVLLALLSIPLMASADSVVLDINGRLLPGTCTLSAPAIALDPVRAGVLSVGGNALKAGQLEFTGCIGVAQAVLSFDGLPADGDADRWKNTAAADAATGVSIVLLEGATGNTHLKHGSTGIVVPVSGTGAVYPLRAGYYRPDNRGVNAGQVQASITVTAAYR
- a CDS encoding fimbria/pilus outer membrane usher protein, which encodes MSLALASTATQAAPAPAVEFSEGFLIGGQAIDMRRYAEGNPLPVGDYRVDVLVNGRFLETRDITFVAAGDNHRAQPCLPAPMLRSLDLQTQHLAALEAADTACIDLPTLIEGATVAFDSHALQLLLTIPQAAQARSARGHVAPEQRDAGITAGFVDYTANHNRSNGQASSYLGLRAGVNLGDWRLRHRTSFSHTAAGTRRAVISSHAQRDIPAWNSQLLIGQSNTGGELFDSVAFTGVRIATDDRMLPDSLRGFAPVVQGIAEGNAVVTVRQGGIIIHEANVAPGPFVIDDLYPTHFGGDLEVTVTEADGRSQRFNVNFSAVPQALRAGASRFSSTAGVLRDAGVQSEHLRFAEGTYARGLSNRLTVLGGSQIAQGYTALLAGAAINTGIGAFGADVTHSRVRQPGVGLISGNSYRLNYQRYVAATGTNFGLAAYRYSTQGFFTLGDAARSRGDSWDVGGRARQRYQLNFSQRVGERSNLYLSGGHVAYWDIAQRQNDFQLGFQTTVGRANVGLSALRYRLGDGGLDTRYALTLSMPLGRSHHAPRVSSQLTHAAGGQQAQLGLNGAFGERRALNYTLSTTRGQGQSTSSNAYATYQARWAQLNAGYSRAGTRSSQTFGAAGSMVVHPGGLNFGQPVGEGLVLVHAPGAQGARVGNGHDIRVAGNGYALLPHVTPYRWNRIDLEPSGLPLEVELLQTSQRVAPTAGGIVRVAFEVRRERTLFIDATDALGQPLPFAARLEDEQGTPRGAVGQGGVIHLRGPQDEGTLIVDPQGPHRCRLHYQMPSEPDAYGLSWSQAMCQPLAPDGLRVGRLSTHDALAEESAAPPPHEPNLHDR
- a CDS encoding fimbrial protein codes for the protein MTIPLRDVCAASPLLLGLFVAGESLAATCQPISGDVDLTQMIDVDYVAEPDRYLGTAQADLVFTCDSGATITTVTPSLLGMRYVRDITDRGAAYELASGSPLFMFSARASACDWVEENPGDPPVWWCNEAEQPIGNTFRDGQPGDLYAYGLSGEVRVTLVVDIYSRGGGMTDVPMRNVGFTTTQWNTFNGRHNLNIGVRFRAQTCAVAARDVVLDPIDIMDLHTQGSGGEMPFEMAVTCAAAGRPLSLEMLDANDPNNVNSWLVPATGSSTTGVALQLMHNGAPLQLHQQWVQGSTGTGTVQVPFSARYLHTSDPLAPGAIRAEATLLANYN
- a CDS encoding fimbrial protein, which encodes MSLKTKILTFSLLSITAAPAFAERLEITGELITSTCTVGSTGGAITVPMGKVDLASVNAATRAGHKNFTITLDCSGSGASQDVGVRFGGVQDGSTGNLALTATSTAGNVGVALYDSTGNQQRVGEDPTVWVTIPANGNGQLDYSAWYASPAMNATAGTADASGDFVVLYR
- a CDS encoding fimbrial biogenesis chaperone, coding for MSIRASTWMAAFVAASLAVPASAAITLQGTRIVHDAGKARDITIKASNVGEQPAMTQVWIDNGDSHARPENVRTPFRLTPADPRLLQPQQGQAYRITYAPRPADTPLPTDRESVFYFNLLDIPPKPSDANGQNVLQFAVRTRIKLFHRPAGLQGNVRDAAAALQWKAGAGELTVHNPSAYHVSLSTLTLADGRRVEVDMVAPGQTISFPVTGAAALPDRLQFQWLDDYGTPRDHHATMGG
- a CDS encoding fimbrial protein — its product is MGTASLLSIAGLLLFATGNASASGRLTLSGEVKQATCVLQGSTITAPSVRADLIDAPGSGHDFSVEMTCPLAGIQIDLTLRDANDAGNTGHLLTRGAGSTGSGWTLGLLRGGSAVAFATPWNHGPSVLGENRIALTVVYVQESPTLVPGQVLGRATLEAAYR
- the thiL gene encoding thiamine-phosphate kinase → MSLAEFTLIDRIRARTVERDDIVLGIGDDAALLQPRANEQLVVTADTLNSGVHFPAETPAFDIGWKTLAVNLSDLAAMGARPAWCTLALSLPEATEDWIESFADGFFALADQHDIALIGGDTTRGPLSLSVTAMGQVGRGQALRRDRAQVGDDIWVSGTLGDAAGALRLWQQNALSVATATLLADYESLRLRLLRPTPRVTLGLRLRAFAHAAVDVSDGLLADLGHIATRSAVAAHVDPDLLPTSNALRELLGREGARDCALRGGDDYELCFTAAADQRDALHYLAESLDVPLTRIGRIAEGQGVHVDGEAADGGYQHFA
- the nusB gene encoding transcription antitermination factor NusB, encoding MNKNTQGKPSGKPVRRDGVDPVLRSRARRRAVQAIYAWQISGGNAQSLIAQFAHEQAREIADLAYFEALVHGVLDNRRDIDEALGPYLDRGIEEVDAIERAVLRLAAYELRYRLDVPYRVVINEAIESAKRFGSEHGHTYVNGVLDRAAVEWRKVESGH